Part of the bacterium genome is shown below.
TTACTGCTTACTGCTTACTGCTTACTGCTTACTGCTTACTGCTTACTGCTTACTGCTTACTGTTTACTGTTTACTGCGCACTGCGCACTGCGCACTGCGCACTGCCTACTCTCTATCCTCAAACTCACCCTCCGGCATCAACATGGCGTTTCCGAATTCTGCCTGGAACTCAGGGTCCAGGGAGAGATCCACATGACGGACCATTTCGATCAGCTTGGCGGCGGCGAGTTTTTCGTTTGATGACAAGAGCGCCCGCTTGGCCCCAAATGAGGCGGTATTTCCCACGAACCTGATTTTGCTACAGGCGATGGGGGGCAGCATTCCGATACGTCTGGCATGGTTGCGTCGGATAAAGTTCCCGAAGCCTCCGGCCAGAAGAATGGTCCCGAGTTGTTCTGGTTGAAGCCCGGCGATTTTCAAGAGGATATTGATCCCTGCGCGAATGGCAGCATTTGCCAATTGAAGTTCCCTGATATCGCGCTGGTATAGAAGCAGGGGTGCTCCGGTGGCAGAATCAGCAGCCGATGCGAGCAGGAAATGGGTTTCCCCGTTCTCCTCGATCAGCCTTACCCGAAGAGGGGCGGGGAGAGATGACGGAGCCTCATCCGGGGGCAGGATCCGGCCGGTGAAATCGAGAATGCCCACACGCAGCAGCTCTGCGGCAACATCAATCAAAGCGCTTCCGCAAAGGCCTGCAGGCTTGGTATTACCGATCACATTAAGGCGCACATCCCCATCAAGGATGATTTTCTCGATGGCCCCGTGGGTGGCTCGCATGCCATTGGCGATGCGGGCTCCTTCAAAGGCCGGGCCGGCGGCAACCGAGGTCGCCAGCAGTTGGCCGTTGTGGGCCAGTACGATTTCACCATTGGTTCCGATATCCACCAGAAGGGTAGGGGCGGTGGTCTGCTCCAGTCGTGTGGCGAGAATGCCGGCGGTGGTGTCGCCTCCGACGAAACCGCCGATTTGTGGAAAGATATAAAATTTTGCGCGGGGGTGAACCTGGATCCGGAGGAGCGCGGCTTCACCTTCCAGCGCTTCCCGGAAGGCGGGCATGAAAGGCATTTCGCCCAGTGCGGAGGGGTTGATCCCGCAGAGGATCTCCTGCATGGTGGTGTTGCCAGCGAAGACGACCTCATAGATGTTGTTGGGCGAAATGCGGGTTTTGCGGGCCAGATCATCTATAATTTTATTGACCCCCTCGATTACGGCGGTGTGGAGCTGAGACAGGCCGGACGGGTCTGTGCGGCATTTCTGGATCCGGGAGACCACATCATCCCCGAAGGAAGTCTGGGGGTTTACTCGGGCCTCGACGGCGACATCCACGCCGGTTGTCAGATTGACCAGTGTGCCCACCATGGTGGTCGTGCCAATATCGAAGGCCAGTCCGTAGCAGGCGGCAGCGGTGTCCCCTGGTTCAACGGCAATTAATTCATCGTCCACCTGAACGGTGGTTACAGTGAAGCTAGAAGCACGGAGGGCATCGGGCAACGCCTGCAGGGCGGAGATGGCGACCGGACAGGCTCCTATCACCGTGCGTAGTCGTTCCAGGTCGGAGCCTTCATCATGTTGGCCCGGGGGCTGAAGCTGGATATATTTTTTAATAACGCGCGGGGTGACATCCATGTGACCGCCGGCATCCGTAATCAGAATTTGCTGCTGGGCCTGAAACAAGGAGGTTTCAGGAATCTCGATGGTGAGAGGGCCTGTCACCCGAGCCAGACAAGCCAGTCGGAAGCCCTCGGCCACGCGAACTTCACCCAGCACCGAAGTTTCCTCAGCACTGGGGGGGCATTTCCCATGGCGGATGCGAACGACGCACTTGCCGCATTTCCCCGCACCGCCGCAGGGAGTGTGAATGATAAACCCGGCGCGGGCGGCAGTCTCAAGCAGAATGGTTCCCGGCAGAGCATGAACCGTCCTTCCTGAAGGTTCAAAAAGCACTTTTACTTCTTTTGTGATCATATATTGGGCCTCGGTAAAATATCGGCAGACAATATACCAAATGCAGATGGAAGGCAAATCGTGTGTGACTCCTCTCAGCAATTCGCATATGAACTACTGTATCCGGCGAACGCATCATCGAGCCGTGGCTGGATGTCGAAGATCCGCCTGGGCGCCACCCATGATGAGGCGCTGGAAATGGTAAAGGATGCCATTGCCGGATGTCTGGAAGTCCGGTTCGAGATGGGAATGCCGCTCACCATCGAAACTGCCCGCGCGGCAGTCACATCATCATGACCAAACCCGGCAGCATTGCCACGCTGTCAGTCCCAGACCACAAGGAAGTTGCCCGCGGCCCGGTTCAATGACTGGCCCAACCTTGGGCTTGTCAGGGGAGGGAGCGCCATTTATCATGAGCCCCAATGAAACCAAAGACCCTCTTGAAAATTGCGATTTTAGGTTCCGGGAAAGGGAGTAATGCCCAGGCCATATTTGATGCCATTGCTGCAAGGCGCTTAAACGCCCAGGTGGTTTGCGTTCTTTCTGATGTTGAAAACGCCTATATTTTAGAGCGGGCGCGTCAGCAAGGCATTGTTGCCGGATATGTCAGCGCAGCCCCCTATAAGACGAAGCTGGATGGGGCGGGTGAGGCCAGATATCTGGAGGCGCTGCAACGTTATGGTGCCGAGGTCATCGTTTTGGCCGGGTTCATGCGCATCATCAAAGGTGGCTTGCTGTCCGCCTTTTCAAATCGGATTATCAATCTGCATCCGGCCCTGTTGCCAGCTTTTCCCGGCATGGAATCCTGGGCGCAGGCACTGGAGTATGGGGCCAAGGTTGCAGGCTGTACGGTTCATTTTGTGGATGCGGGCACTGATACGGGGCCGATTATTTTACAGAAAGTGGTGCCGGTTTTGGATGATGACACGGCGGAATCCTTGCATGCTCGCATCCAGGAACAGGAACATATCGCTTTGCCTGAAGCGCTCGGGTTATTGGCTGGTGGGCAGCTGCAGGTTGAAGGGAGGCGGGTGCGTTTACGCCCCTCTTTCAGCACCATAAGATAATGTTGGACTCTCGCCTCTTCTTCACCTAGTATCCACCCGCTTTTACCCAGAATGTGAAGGGGTTACGGAAGAAAGGCATGACTATGAAAAAATTGATATTAGGATTACCCAAAGGCAGTCTTCAGGATTCCACGTTTGCCATGTTTCAGAAGGCGGGCTTCAAGGTGTCTGTAGGCTCCCGATCTTACTTGCCCACTGTGGATGATCCTGAAATTGAAGGGCGTCTGATCCGGGCGCAGGAAATCAGTCGTTATGTCGAGCTGGGCGTATTGGATGCCGGTATTACCGGTTTTGATTGGATTCAGGAAAATGGCTCTGATGTTCATGAGGTGGCTGACCTGATTTATGCCAAGCAGGGGATGCGTCCTGTGCGGTGGGTGTTGGCTGTTCATAATGATTCCACGGTCAAATCGGTAAAAGATTTACAAGGCAAGCGGATTGCCACCGAGGCGGTAGGATTGACCAGGCGGTATCTCGCCCAACATGGGGTGGAGGCTGAGGTAGAGTTTTCCTGGGGCGCCACTGAAGTGAAAGTGCCGGAACTGGTGGATGCCATTGTTGAGTTAACCGAGACCGGCTCCTCGCTGCGTGCCAATAACCTGCGTATTGTGGATGTGGTATTGCAGTCCACCACTAAGTTCATTGTCAACAAGGCGGCGTGGAAAGATGAGTTTAAGCGTGCGAAAGTGGAGCAGATTGCCATGCTGTTGCAGGGCGCCCTTGCTGCTGAGTCGCGGGTGTTGTTGAAAATGAATGCCCCGGTTGATAAGGTGGAGGCCGTATCCAAGATTCTGCCAGCTTTGCATGCCCCGACGATTAATCATTTGAGTACAAATGGCTGGGTGGCCATTGAGTCAGTAGTTGAGGAAAAGATTGTCCGGGAGATTATTCCGGAGTTGAAACGAGTCGGCGCTGAGGGCATAATCGAGTTGCCTTTGAACAAAGTAATCCGATAGAGTAATAATTCGTGTAGTTGTATAACGTAAAGGAGCAATACTGTGGGTTCTATTAAGAAAAAACGCCGGTCCAAAATGTCCAAACATAAGTACAAAAAACGCATGAAGGCCCTGCGGCATAAGAACAAGTAAGGCAGGGAATTGGAACATGCGAGCGTTTACACAATGGCTCGCGCTGGCTCCACTCTTTGTTATTGCCGGTTGCAGTACGTTACAACAGACGTCTCGTTTGACCAGTTCCGGATCAGCCCTTTCTTTATCGGTGGCTGATACGAATCTGGGCGAGGCGCTGGCTCATTATAGCCAGGGGCTCATTACAGAGGCCTCGCAGGGGACGTCGCAGTCGGCTTTTTTGCATTTTCGACAGGCAGCGGTCCTTGACCCTGACCATATCCCCATCAACCTCAAGGTTGCAGCTGATTTAATAGGGAGAAAGGATTATACGGGGGCGGTTGTCGTTCTGAAATCACTTCAATTATCCCATCCGGAATCCTCCGAAATACGATTATTATTGGGGTCGGTGTATCAGGTCCAGGGGAATCAGGATGAGGCGGTTCATCAGTTTCGATCGGTTGTCCGCATGGCGCCGGAACGACCTGAAGGATATCTGCGATGGGCTGCCCTTTTGGCGGTTGAGTTTGATGCGCGAAGGTCGCTGGCAGTCGTCCGAGATGGATTTCGTCATGTCAGTAATCCGCAACCCCTGCTTGAGTTTTGTGAGAGTGCGGGACGTCTTTTTGTTGCAGGGAAAGACATTCCCAGTGCCATTCTTTTCTTTGAACAGGTGCCCGATAATCCACAAGTTTCATACTGGCTCGGAGAGGCGTATGAACTGCAGGGGAAGCGCGAAAAGGCACTGAAATCCTACACGCTTGCTGGCAAAGGCGATCCGTTCAAAGTGCCCGTGGCTTTGCGTAAGGCGAATCTTTATATGCAAACAGAGCAGTTTGCCGAGGCTTTGACGCAGTTGGACCAAGTGGAGCGGCGGGTATCGCAGGATCCCGCCTGCACAAACCAGATACCTGCCATTTTTGACTTCTGGTATGGCATTACTTGTGAGCGGGTTGGCCGTATAGAGGATAGTGAAAAATATCTTGGTCGGTTTCTTGCCGTTCATCCGGATTCTGGTGAGGCCTTGAATTATCTGGCGTATATGTGGGCGGAGCAGGGGGTTAATCTTGTTCAGGCTGAGTCCAATATCACGAAAGCCTTGGCACAGGAGCCTGAAAATGGGGCCTATTTGGATACTCTGGGCTGGATTCAGTTTAAGCGGGGGGATACGATCAAAGCTTTATCGAGCCTGGAAAAGGCGTTACGGTTGGTTGGGAAAGATCCGACCATTTTGGCGCATCTTCGTGCTGTACGGGCCGTATTAAAGAAAAGGTGATTGTCATGGCTTCCATACATCAACTAGTGGCGGGGTTTAGCCGGGGTGATGCGATAAGTAATGAGGCGATGGTTATGCGTGCCTTATTCCGGAGTTGGGGGTTCAATTCTGAGATTTATTGCGAGCGTCGCCGGATACTCCCTGAATTACGCGCTGAGGCCTTTGATCTCAATGACTTGCGGAGCGGCTGTGAACCCGGTGATGTGGTATTGTTGCATCTCTCCATCGGCTCACAAGCCAATGAAGTGTTTAGGGATTTACCCGCTAAAAAGGCGATTTTGTACCATAACATTACGCCCCCTGACTATTATCAGCTTGTACAGCCTTCCACTGCCCTGGATCTGGCGCGTGGGCGGCAGCAGGCCGCCAGACTGGCCGGTGTGGCTTCTGTGAATTTAGCTGATAGTGAATTTAATTCCCGGGAGCTGGCGGCTTGGGGGTATCCCCCTTCAGCGGTGTTTCCCCTGATGTTGGATTTTGGCAAATTAGGGGGGGCTCCTGACCGTTCGGTGATGCGCCAGTTCGGTGATGGTAAAGTGAATATTTTGTTTGTAGGGCGCTGTGCCCCCAACAAAAAAATTGAAGATGTGATTTCAGCCTTTGCCTATTTTCAGCAAGGGGTTGAATCCAATTCACGTCTCATTTTGGCAGGTTCCTATGCTGGGACAGAGCGCTATCATCGACTGCTCATCACCATGGCTCGGGATCTTCAGCTTGAAAATGTGGTATTTACCGGATCGGTTCCGCAGCCCCAATTAAACGCCTGTTTTCAGAGTTCCCATGTTTTTTTGTGTATGAGCGAACATGAGGGATTTTGTATCCCGCTGGTTGAGAGTCTGGTGTACCGGGTTCCGGTGTTGGCCTATTCTGCCTGTGCCGTACCGGAAACTCTGGGTGGGGCAGGCGTGTTATTCCATGAAAAGAAATTTGAAGCAATTGCTGAAATGATGGGGCGTATGACCCATCACTCAGCTTTGCGTACCTCTCTTCTGGCCGGCCAGGATAAGCGCCTACTTCAACTTAAGTCGCGTGACCTTGGTGTGGAGCTTCACGCTCACCTGTCCCCTTTACTGGGAAGTTAGGAACACCCCATGGAGTTGCCGCAGTTGTGGCAACGGTAGCAGGCGCCATTACGAGTGGTAATGTGTCCGCACTGGTCACAGACTGGAGAATCCTCCTGATTCTGAATCTGGCTAAGCATCTTTTCCGCATCCGACATTTCTGCGGGTACCTGTTGCGTCGGCAAGGCTGTTGTCGCTATCTTTTGGGCAAGAGTCCGTTCCGGGGTGGATCCGTTTGGGAACGTGAATTCCAGCCAGCGGAAGATATAATCCAC
Proteins encoded:
- a CDS encoding tetratricopeptide repeat protein; this encodes MRAFTQWLALAPLFVIAGCSTLQQTSRLTSSGSALSLSVADTNLGEALAHYSQGLITEASQGTSQSAFLHFRQAAVLDPDHIPINLKVAADLIGRKDYTGAVVVLKSLQLSHPESSEIRLLLGSVYQVQGNQDEAVHQFRSVVRMAPERPEGYLRWAALLAVEFDARRSLAVVRDGFRHVSNPQPLLEFCESAGRLFVAGKDIPSAILFFEQVPDNPQVSYWLGEAYELQGKREKALKSYTLAGKGDPFKVPVALRKANLYMQTEQFAEALTQLDQVERRVSQDPACTNQIPAIFDFWYGITCERVGRIEDSEKYLGRFLAVHPDSGEALNYLAYMWAEQGVNLVQAESNITKALAQEPENGAYLDTLGWIQFKRGDTIKALSSLEKALRLVGKDPTILAHLRAVRAVLKKR
- the hisG gene encoding ATP phosphoribosyltransferase, which codes for MTMKKLILGLPKGSLQDSTFAMFQKAGFKVSVGSRSYLPTVDDPEIEGRLIRAQEISRYVELGVLDAGITGFDWIQENGSDVHEVADLIYAKQGMRPVRWVLAVHNDSTVKSVKDLQGKRIATEAVGLTRRYLAQHGVEAEVEFSWGATEVKVPELVDAIVELTETGSSLRANNLRIVDVVLQSTTKFIVNKAAWKDEFKRAKVEQIAMLLQGALAAESRVLLKMNAPVDKVEAVSKILPALHAPTINHLSTNGWVAIESVVEEKIVREIIPELKRVGAEGIIELPLNKVIR
- the purN gene encoding phosphoribosylglycinamide formyltransferase → MKPKTLLKIAILGSGKGSNAQAIFDAIAARRLNAQVVCVLSDVENAYILERARQQGIVAGYVSAAPYKTKLDGAGEARYLEALQRYGAEVIVLAGFMRIIKGGLLSAFSNRIINLHPALLPAFPGMESWAQALEYGAKVAGCTVHFVDAGTDTGPIILQKVVPVLDDDTAESLHARIQEQEHIALPEALGLLAGGQLQVEGRRVRLRPSFSTIR
- a CDS encoding ASKHA domain-containing protein, translated to MITKEVKVLFEPSGRTVHALPGTILLETAARAGFIIHTPCGGAGKCGKCVVRIRHGKCPPSAEETSVLGEVRVAEGFRLACLARVTGPLTIEIPETSLFQAQQQILITDAGGHMDVTPRVIKKYIQLQPPGQHDEGSDLERLRTVIGACPVAISALQALPDALRASSFTVTTVQVDDELIAVEPGDTAAACYGLAFDIGTTTMVGTLVNLTTGVDVAVEARVNPQTSFGDDVVSRIQKCRTDPSGLSQLHTAVIEGVNKIIDDLARKTRISPNNIYEVVFAGNTTMQEILCGINPSALGEMPFMPAFREALEGEAALLRIQVHPRAKFYIFPQIGGFVGGDTTAGILATRLEQTTAPTLLVDIGTNGEIVLAHNGQLLATSVAAGPAFEGARIANGMRATHGAIEKIILDGDVRLNVIGNTKPAGLCGSALIDVAAELLRVGILDFTGRILPPDEAPSSLPAPLRVRLIEENGETHFLLASAADSATGAPLLLYQRDIRELQLANAAIRAGINILLKIAGLQPEQLGTILLAGGFGNFIRRNHARRIGMLPPIACSKIRFVGNTASFGAKRALLSSNEKLAAAKLIEMVRHVDLSLDPEFQAEFGNAMLMPEGEFEDRE
- a CDS encoding AURKAIP1/COX24 domain-containing protein, whose translation is MGSIKKKRRSKMSKHKYKKRMKALRHKNK
- a CDS encoding glycosyltransferase, which produces MASIHQLVAGFSRGDAISNEAMVMRALFRSWGFNSEIYCERRRILPELRAEAFDLNDLRSGCEPGDVVLLHLSIGSQANEVFRDLPAKKAILYHNITPPDYYQLVQPSTALDLARGRQQAARLAGVASVNLADSEFNSRELAAWGYPPSAVFPLMLDFGKLGGAPDRSVMRQFGDGKVNILFVGRCAPNKKIEDVISAFAYFQQGVESNSRLILAGSYAGTERYHRLLITMARDLQLENVVFTGSVPQPQLNACFQSSHVFLCMSEHEGFCIPLVESLVYRVPVLAYSACAVPETLGGAGVLFHEKKFEAIAEMMGRMTHHSALRTSLLAGQDKRLLQLKSRDLGVELHAHLSPLLGS
- a CDS encoding type II toxin-antitoxin system HicB family antitoxin, with product MSKIRLGATHDEALEMVKDAIAGCLEVRFEMGMPLTIETARAAVTSS